One part of the Synechococcus sp. C9 genome encodes these proteins:
- a CDS encoding AAA family ATPase, translating to MDGFGGGGSHDTDTGVSQRFLGTLLTWMQEKTQPVFIVATANDLSPLPPELLRKGRFDEIFFVDLPDEVERERIWQIHLCHRKQDPAQFDLPSLVKASEGFSGAEIEQVVVAGLYRALYIQKPLDTALLLAEIAQTIPLCISRREEISHLRQFARGRFTPVH from the coding sequence ATGGATGGGTTTGGCGGCGGCGGTAGCCACGATACGGATACGGGGGTCAGTCAGCGGTTTTTGGGCACCTTGCTGACCTGGATGCAGGAAAAAACCCAACCGGTGTTTATCGTCGCAACGGCAAATGACCTTAGCCCCTTGCCCCCGGAACTCCTGCGGAAAGGACGCTTTGATGAGATTTTCTTTGTGGATTTGCCCGACGAGGTGGAACGGGAGCGCATCTGGCAGATTCATCTTTGCCATCGCAAACAAGACCCGGCGCAATTCGATTTACCCAGCTTGGTCAAGGCAAGTGAGGGCTTCAGTGGGGCGGAAATCGAACAGGTGGTGGTGGCGGGATTGTACCGCGCCTTGTATATCCAAAAACCCCTGGATACGGCCCTGCTGTTGGCGGAAATCGCCCAGACCATTCCCCTATGCATCAGCCGCCGGGAGGAAATTAGCCACCTGCGCCAATTCGCCCGGGGACGGTTTACCCCGGTACATTGA